The genomic DNA TTCTGGGTCAACTCGGTGAACCTGAAACCGATTCCCGTACCTGCCGGGTACGAAGCCCCAGCCAACGCGGACCGACAATTCCCGCAGCCCGAACCGAATTCGCTTGTGGCACTTGGTGGTCGCTGGTACTTCGATCCGCAAGGCGGCTCGAAGCGGCTTCCCAAGCAATTCGATTACACCAATGCCGATCAGTTGCTTTACAGATCGGATCGCTTTGAGGCACCCTTTGCGGGGAACATGTCGTCGTGGCTGCGAGCTGGCTACAAAGATTTTGAAGGCAACATCGTCAAAAAGGATGAGCACAAGCCGTACGCCGTTGTCATCTCGGTGACGAAAGATCACATTGTGATGCGAAGTCGCAATCTGCCTAATCACCCGACCGCTACTTTCCCCGACAAGTGGCGGATGCTGGACGGGAATCCCTCTTACATCCAAGAGAAGGCGAACACTTGGTACTTGCCCAAGGAACCGAAGCTGGCGGCCGATCCGATCGCGATGGACGAAAAGAACGCCAACGGTGCTCTGCCCATGGGCCCCATCGGCGTCGCCACGAATGGAGTGATCTTCTTCAATCCGTTTGATCACATCTTCGAGACCGATGCGGTTTGGCGATTGGATCGTTGCTGTGGCCACCCGAGTCCGCAGAGCGCGTATCACTATCACAAATACCCTGTGTGCGTGAAGACGCCGTGGAGCGACGAAGGCAAGATGCACTCATCGGTGATCGGATTCGCGTTCGACGGCTTGCCAGTCTACGGACCTTATGAAGCCGACGGTTTATTGGCCAAGGATGACCTACAAAACCCACTCAACGATTTCAACTTGCACGACGACGCAGTCCGCGGACCGCACTATCACGTGACGCCGGGCAAGTTCCCACACATCATCGGCGGTTATTGGGGCGAGCTCGACCCGATGAACGGCCGAGGCCGCCGAGCGAGGTAACCCCACAACCGTAGCGGAAGTCGTCAAGACTTTCGTGACCATCGCTAAACCGTAGAGGAAGCCGTCAAGAGATTCGTCATCAACGCGCAGCCGTAGCGGAAGTCGTCAAGACTTTCGTAACCATCGCTAAACCGGAATGGAAGCCGTCAAGAGATTCGTCGCGTTCGAAAGTCTTGACGACTTCCGCTACGAGGCCGTTTGTTTATCGATCTCTCTGCAAGCTTTCCGAACACGTATTCCCGCCAAGTTCCGCGCTGTCGCTTCATCTTTGGAAGGACGCGAGAGCATCGGTCGACGCCGCGAAGCTCGCGAAGTGACCGGTAGATCTTGCGAGCTTGGCTGCTCGTAGGGTGACAACGTACTTGTCCCGATCAATTTGCGGCAGAGGCCAGACCCGGCGTTTGGCATCGGGATTGCACTACTGTCAGGTTTGCGACGCAGTCCGACGTCCAGCGTTCCAGGGAGCAAGAAGATGAGCCAAGAATTTCAGAAGAACCAATCCGTCCAATGGAACTTCGGTACCGGTGTGGGCAAGGGGAAGATCAAAGACGCGTTCAAAAGCAAAGTCACGCGAACCATTAAGGGGAGTGAAGTGACTCGCAATGCAACGGAAGAGGAACCGGCCTACCTGATCGAACAAGACGATGGCGACGAGGTGCTGAAGAGCCAAAGCGAGTTAACGCAGGATTAGTTTTGCGGTTCTATCCGTCTGTCGATTTGCGTGAGTTTCATGCTGTTTGGGACTTGTTGCGAAAACGACCACGGCGATCAATGACCTGGAATATTGAATGGATGTACGAGACAAACTGACGGTTCTGGCCGACGCTGCAAAGTACGATGCGTCGTGCGCCAGCAGCGGTTCCAAAACGACGCGACCGGGCAGCACGATCGGCAGCACCGAGGGGATGGGGATCTGTCACAGCTACACGCCCGATGGACGCTGTGTCTCGCTGTTGAAAATCCTGCTGACCAACTACTGCATCTATGACTGCCAGTACTGCGTCAATCGCATCTCCAGCGACACCCCGCGGGCTCGGTTCACTGTCGATGAAGTCGTGTCGCTGACGATGGAGTTCTACAAACGCAACTACATCGAAGGACTGTTCCTCAGCTCCGGGATCATCCAAACCTCCGACTACACGATGGAGCAATTGATCTCGGTCGCCAAAAAGCTACGAACGGAACAACGTTACGGCGGATACATCCATTTGAAGACGATCCCGAACGCGTCGCAGTCGCTGATCGAGGAAGCCGGTCTGTGGGCGGATCGGTTGAGCGTCAACATCGAACTGCCGACTGAAGGCGATCTGTATAAGTTAGCTCCCGAAAAAAGGAAGCCCCAAATCGAAGGTGCGATGGCGGGCATCCGCGACAAGATCGACGAGACCAAGCAAGAACAAAAGGCTGGATTCAAACCGCCGCGATTTACGCCCGCCGGCCAGAGCACTCAGATGATCGTCGGCGCGACCGACACGCCCGATGTCGAAGTCCTCAAGACCGCATCGCAACTCTACAGTTTGCAGAACTTGCGCCGCGTTTATTATTCCGCCTACAGTCCCATCCCGCATGCCGACGCGCGCCTGCCCGGTCAATCGCCACCTCTGGTTCGCGAGCATCGCCTGTACCAAGCCGATTGGCTGATCCGTTTCTACGGATTCGACGCCAACGAAATCGTGGCCGAAGCGGATCAGAATCTCTCGCTGGACATCGATCCCAAACTGGCTTGGGCTCTGGCTAATCGGCACTACTTTCCAGTCGACGTGAACAAGTCCAGCCGGGAAGAGCTGCTGCGAGTTCCGGGGATTGGTGCGAGGAACGTCAAACGCATCTTGAACATCCGTCGCTTTCAGTCGCTCGCCAGCGGCGACATGAAGAAGTTGCGAGTCGCCTGGAATCGCGCCAAGTTCTTCGTCTTGACCGCCGATCACAACCCCGCGTTGTTGAATCTGGACAAACTGGATTTGCGTTCAAAAGCGAAGCCGAAGACAAAACAGTTGCTGCTGTTCGATGCCGCAAGTTCTGCTCTCTCCGGAGAAGTCTAGCTACAGAGCGGCCGCATTCCATCGGCCCCAAACAAGATGCCTCACGCCGCGTCCCGCTGAAAGTTCCCCTTATGCAATCCATCCACGTCGAAACATTTGACGACTGGCGCGACGCAGCGCGACGTCTATTGGCGTCGGGCGTTTCACCGACCGACGTGCAATGGATCGGGGGTGCAGAGCGATCTCTTTTCGATGATGCGCCATCGCCAACCGCTGCGGGTCTCGGTGGAGAAGGCACAACGCCAAGTGTTCCGAAAGCGTTTTTAGAGCTCGCCCGATACGTCGCCTGCCATCGCGAATCGGGCCGCTGGTCGCTGCTGTATCGAATGTTGTGGCGGCTGACACACGGCGAGCCGCATCTGCTGCAGGTGACCACCGACGACGATGTCCATCAATTGACGCTGATGCGTAAGGGGGTGTCGCGCGACATCCACAAGATGAAAGCCTTTGTGCGGTTTCGCAAACTCGAGACCGGCGGCGCGGAGGAGCAGTTTATT from Rosistilla oblonga includes the following:
- a CDS encoding putative DNA modification/repair radical SAM protein, whose product is MDVRDKLTVLADAAKYDASCASSGSKTTRPGSTIGSTEGMGICHSYTPDGRCVSLLKILLTNYCIYDCQYCVNRISSDTPRARFTVDEVVSLTMEFYKRNYIEGLFLSSGIIQTSDYTMEQLISVAKKLRTEQRYGGYIHLKTIPNASQSLIEEAGLWADRLSVNIELPTEGDLYKLAPEKRKPQIEGAMAGIRDKIDETKQEQKAGFKPPRFTPAGQSTQMIVGATDTPDVEVLKTASQLYSLQNLRRVYYSAYSPIPHADARLPGQSPPLVREHRLYQADWLIRFYGFDANEIVAEADQNLSLDIDPKLAWALANRHYFPVDVNKSSREELLRVPGIGARNVKRILNIRRFQSLASGDMKKLRVAWNRAKFFVLTADHNPALLNLDKLDLRSKAKPKTKQLLLFDAASSALSGEV
- a CDS encoding DUF2945 domain-containing protein — protein: MSQEFQKNQSVQWNFGTGVGKGKIKDAFKSKVTRTIKGSEVTRNATEEEPAYLIEQDDGDEVLKSQSELTQD